The Panicum virgatum strain AP13 chromosome 6K, P.virgatum_v5, whole genome shotgun sequence nucleotide sequence GACGACAACTGAGAAGGCGGAGAAGGCCCTAGTGGGGAAGAAGCCTAATGCTGAGAAAAGGCTGCCGGCCAGCAAGTCCGCCAGCAAGGACGGTGAGAAGAAGGGCAAGAAGAAGACGAACAAGAGTGTGGAGATGTACAAGCTATACATCTTCAAGGTGCTCAAGCAGGTCCACCCCGACATCGGAATCTCCTCCAAGGCTATGTCCATCATGAACTCGTTCATCAATGATTGTTTCGAGAAACTAGCGGGGGAGGCGGCCAAGCTCGCGCGGTACAACAAGAAGTCCACCATCACCTCCCGCGATATCCAGACCTCGGTTTGCCTCATcctccccggcgagctcgccaagCACGCCGTCTCTGAGGGCACCAAGGCAGTCACCAAGTTCACCACCTCTTAGGTGATGCGGTTGCCTTGTGATCGTCTCTGTCGTGTTTAGATCTGTACTAGGAGCCTCTCTTGAGGGGTTTCATAGCTGGAACTTTTTTTATTATCTGAAAAAATCTCTGTACTAGGTGCTGCAGTGGCGGCAGTCGCCCTCATCTCGTCAATCTATCTCCAGTAGTTGGTCTTCTGAATGATGTAAGAAGATTGTCGTGTGCTTTTGTGATTCCGGTGTCATATTCCTGGATAGTATGGTTCATCCTTGCATTTTTCTGACTACAAATTTATGTTAAATCCAGCCTTGATGTCTGGATTTCATTCTGATGCTATGATCTACATGTCTAGATCTCCCTCGAGGTCATAGCACTTCGCGTCGTGGGGTTATGGTTATGAAATTGAGGAGTAAATTTATGGAACTTGGGAGGAGAATAGCAACATTTTGTGAATATTTTGACAGCGTTGTCAAAGTTCAGGTCTATCTTTGGCAATGGCATCCTCCTGCCCCACTGATGCAAATTATGTTATGTGAataatttgattttgaattgaTGCCCCTGAAAGCATGCTGATGGCCAAAGTTTGGGTGGGAGATTTCTGAAAGATGGTAATTTCTTTCACGGGACTCGAATTTG carries:
- the LOC120639237 gene encoding histone H2B.1-like is translated as MASKAEKKIAEEETTTEKAEKALVGKKPNAEKRLPASKSASKDGEKKGKKKTNKSVEMYKLYIFKVLKQVHPDIGISSKAMSIMNSFINDCFEKLAGEAAKLARYNKKSTITSRDIQTSVCLILPGELAKHAVSEGTKAVTKFTTS